One Gossypium raimondii isolate GPD5lz chromosome 3, ASM2569854v1, whole genome shotgun sequence genomic window carries:
- the LOC105779950 gene encoding uncharacterized protein At2g29880-like, which translates to MSGVSESNVSSQASQGTKRKWVPEEDVALVSCMVDLHNVGTFNADTGFKASYLNELKKMLEKALPNTMLKARPNIESRIRLLKRDWSIVYDMLHVQNNSGFGWDEHRQLVVAEDAVWNSYLNSHKKAGQFRHRSFPYYDQLTAIYARDRATGKDAQTAANVIEEINVQDVPTTDINEERNEFYDCEADVSLDDMDVSATEPQPDRNQGGSTSSKKKKKEF; encoded by the exons atgtcaggtgtttCAGAATCAAATGTTTCTTCCCAAGCTTCTCAaggaaccaaaaggaaatgggttccagaagaagatgtaGCATTGGTTTCCTGTATggtggacttgcacaatgttggaaccttTAATGCTGATACGGGGTTCAAAGCCAGTTATTTAAACGAGTtgaaaaaaatgttagaaaaggctttacctaATACAATGTTGAAGGCTAGACCTAAtattgaatcgaggattaggtTACTAAAAAGGGATTGGTCAATCGTGTATGACATGCTTCATGtccaaaacaatagcggttttggttgggatgagcataggcagctcgttgttgctgaagatgcggtttggaactcttatttaaat AGTCATAAAAAAGCCGGTCAATTCAGACATCGTAGtttcccttactacgaccaACTTACTGCCATctacgcaagagatcgagccactgggaaagatgctcaaacagccGCTAAtgttattgaagaaataaatgttcAGGATGTACCTACTACAGATattaatgaagaaagaaacgaattctatgactgcgaagctgatgtctctttggatgacatggatgtttctgctaCAGAACCGCAACCAGATAGAAACCAAGGGGGTTCCACatcttcaaagaagaaaaaaaaagaattttga
- the LOC105796080 gene encoding transcription factor MYB24, giving the protein MSWAMMAGHLGWGFIEEGWRKGPWTAEEDKLLIEYVKLHGEGRWNSVARLAGLKRNGKSCRLRWVNYLRPDLKRGQITPHEESIIIELHARWGNRWSTIARSLPGRTDNEIKNYWRTHFKKKNKLPSDNNTSDHKSKARLLKRQQFQQQQLLQQQQQQLQLQQQQEQHEQQLQLNQLDMKRIMSLLDETEHKSSVLPYVPQLRQEMATAVPYPNTTVEQQQAGLFYPMMEFDGNVSGSGSDTSNEVDVLWDGLWNLDDINGNFGATSKVSFHNLATPFS; this is encoded by the exons ATGTCTTGGGCAATGATGGCTGGTCACTTAGGTTGGGGTTTCATTGAAGAAGGTTGGAGAAAAGGTCCTTGGACTGCTGAAGAAGATAAACTCCTTATTGAATATGTTAAGTTACATGGTGAAGGCAGATGGAACTCTGTTGCTAGGCTTGCTG GGTTGAAAAGGAATGGGAAGAGTTGTAGGTTGAGGTGGGTGAATTATTTAAGGCCAGACCTTAAAAGGGGACAAATAACCCCACATGAAGAGAGTATTATTATCGAGTTACATGCAAGGTGGGGAAACAG GTGGTCGACGATTGCGAGAAGCTTGCCGGGAAGAACTGATAATGAGATCAAGAATTATTGGAGGACccatttcaagaaaaaaaacaagcTTCCATCAGATAATAACACTTCTGATCATAAATCCAAAGCTCGTTTGCTGAAAAGACAACAATTCCAACAGCAACAACTCctccaacaacaacaacagcaaCTGCAACTTCAACAACAACAAGAGCAACATGAACAACAGTTACAGTTGAATCAGTTGGACATGAAAAGGATCATGTCTTTGCTTGATGAAACTGAACATAAATCATCAGTACTTCCATATGTGCCACAGTTAAGACAAGAAATGGCGACTGCTGTTCCATACCCCAACACAACCGTAGAACAACAACAAGCAGGCTTGTTCTATCCTATGATGGAATTTGACGGTAACGTTTCGGGTTCCGGCAGCGATACTTCCAACGAGGTCGATGTTCTGTGGGATGGGTTATGGAATTTGGATGATATCAATGGGAATTTTGGTGCAACAAGCAAAGTTAGCTTTCACAATCTAGCTACCCCTTTCagttaa
- the LOC105796787 gene encoding pentatricopeptide repeat-containing protein At3g12770 gives MTFFFPLTRYLLFALKASRYHTSASVLDSPFNLLHFLNLSSTHQCLQFTKQAHARVFLLGFNQNPFLASKLLSLYALFGHLTQSKAVFDSVQDKNVYLWNSMINGYLKSYSYAEAFDLFCKMDCFNVKPDDFTLATISKVAGEIRDLVVGKLVHCQSVKTGFVVDIVVSNSLISMYGKCGEFEAMKKVFDEMRERNVGSWNALISGYSNSGDWRSVKDLWEVVKSMQFHGMHLDGFTVSSLLPLSSGGCTWGCSYGRELHCYTLKNELDSCFGSDVHLGCCLIDMYSKSGKVSTGRNVFDRMGSRNVYAWTAMINGYIENGDFEEALVLFQEMQLKDGIEPNKVSLVSVLPACGSYAGLRAGKQIHGYATRKELTCDVALRNALIDMYSKCGSLNSARQVFDEGSFGKDAISWSSMICGYGLHGKGEEAISLYNQMLLLGNKPDMITVVGVLSACCRSGLVNEGLSLYNTIKNEYGIKPTVEICACVVDMLGRSGQLDQALDFIRTMPVEPGPSVWGALVNASVMHGNIEMQELAHRFLIHLEPKNPSNYVSLSNLHASSKRWDAVAGLRKMMKEKGLKKAPGCSWININGKTHCFYVADKAHPHSTLIYEILDGLILIMKGAGYPIDSEELIPITS, from the coding sequence ATGACCTTCTTCTTCCCCCTTACCCGCTACCTACTATTCGCTTTGAAAGCCAGCCGTTATCACACATCTGCCTCTGTCCTCGACTCGCCTTTCAATCTCCTCCATTTCCTTAATCTCTCCTCTACCCATCAATGTCTCCAATTCACCAAGCAAGCCCACGCTCGAGTCTTCTTACTTGGGTTCAATCAGAACCCGTTTTTAGCCTCAAAGCTCCTCTCTTTATACGCCCTTTTTGGGCACCTAACTCAGTCAAAAGCCGTTTTTGATTCGGTTCAAGACAAGAATGTTTATCTTTGGAACTCAATGATCAATGGGTATCTAAAAAGTTACTCGTATGCTGAAGCTTTTGATTTGTTCTGTAAAATGGATTGTTTTAATGTAAAGCCTGATGATTTTACGTTGGCAACGATTTCGAAAGTTGCTGGCGAAATCAGGGACTTGGTAGTGGGGAAATTGGTTCATTGTCAAAGTGTAAAAACTGGGTTTGTGGTGGATATCGTTGTTTCCAATTCTTTGATTTCAATGTACGGGAAATGTGGAGAGTTTGAGGCGATGAAGAAAGTGTTCGACGAAATGCGTGAAAGGAATGTGGGGTCTTGGAATGCGTTGATTTCGGGGTATTCAAATTCAGGGGATTGGAGATCGGTGAAGGATTTGTGGGAAGTTGTTAAAAGCATGCAATTTCATGGCATGCACCTCGATGGATTCACAGTTTCGAGTCTTTTGCCTTTGAGTAGCGGTGGGTGTACGTGGGGATGTAGTTATGGGAGGGAACTCCATTGTTATACTCTGAAGAATGAATTGGATTCGTGTTTTGGTTCAGATGTTCATTTAGGTTGTTGTCTGATCGATATGTATTCAAAAAGCGGTAAAGTTTCAACGGGTAGAAATGTTTTTGATAGAATGGGGTCTAGAAATGTTTATGCTTGGACTGCAATGATCAATGGTTACATTGAAAATGGAGATTTTGAGGAAGCATTGGTTCTTTTTCAGGAAATGCAGTTGAAAGATGGAATAGAACCCAATAAAGTGTCTCTAGTGAGTGTTCTCCCTGCTTGTGGCTCTTATGCTGGTTTAAGGGCTGGGAAACAGATTCATGGTTATGCAACTAGAAAAGAACTGACCTGTGATGTAGCTTTGCGTAATGCATTGATTGATATGTATTCTAAATGTGGGAGCTTGAATAGTGCTAGACAAGTTTTCGATGAAGGTTCGTTCGGTAAAGATGCTATATCTTGGAGTTCAATGATCTGTGGATATGGATTACATGGAAAGGGTGAAGAAGCCATAAGTCTTTATAACCAGATGCTTTTGCTTGGGAATAAACCAGATATGATAACGGTGGTAGGGGTGCTTTCTGCTTGCTGTAGGTCGGGGTTGGTAAATGAAGGTCTTAGTCTTTATAAcacaataaaaaatgaatatgggATTAAACCAACGGTTGAGATATGTGCTTGTGTTGTCGACATGCTCGGTCGATCCGGACAGCTTGATCAAGCATTAGATTTTATCCGAACCATGCCTGTTGAACCTGGGCCTAGTGTTTGGGGTGCTCTTGTTAATGCTTCTGTAATGCATGGGAATATTGAGATGCAAGAACTTGCTCATAGGTTTCTCATTCATTTAGAACCCAAAAACCCTTCGAATTATGTCTCACTTTCGAATTTACATGCTTCTTCTAAAAGATGGGATGCTGTGGCAGGATTGAGGAAAATGATGAAGGAAAAGGGTTTGAAGAAGGCACCTGGGTGTAGCTGGATTAACATCAATGGCAAGACTCATTGCTTTTATGTGGCTGATAAGGCACATCCTCATTCCACTTTGATTTATGAGATACTTGATGGCCTCATCCTTATAATGAAGGGAGCTGGTTACCCTATTGATTCTGAAGAGTTGATACCGATCACTAGTTAA
- the LOC105796788 gene encoding probable folate-biopterin transporter 9, chloroplastic isoform X1, producing MIYPVISTKNPIFLTGSKIPRNQERCSKLSSFQSRSIFRSFHHQNPGIKPKTQFLNPVIGTNLGEVSVRKGKKKKESLWQQGFQEMLGLCGLGYWVQGFRCFPWLALNFHMAYNLNLNPSTLQLVQNSGNLPMVAKPLFGILSDALYIGGAHRIPYICIGVLLQVLSWGQLALFPVAGQALPALMACVLLSNTGAAVTEVAKDALITEYGQKHRITGLQSYAFMALAAGGILGNLLGGYFLVKLPPRMMFLVFSVLLSIQLLVSLSASEECLGLARSLGPVPTGQSVSENIRKQLSDLMIAISEDSIFRPLTWIVASIAMVPILSGSIFCYQTQCLHLNPSVIGMSRVIGQLILLSLTVLYNHYWKQIPMRKLIGVVQILYASSLLLDLALVREINLSIGIPNEVFALCFSGLAETLAQFKILPFSVLLATLCPRGCEGSLTSFLASALCLSSIFSGFWGVGLAAMLGIRSNDYSNLPVGILIQFLAALLPLGWIHHVPMSQPVEKKRKKGMSKRNRKTRRIGRVVVGSVFAYRRERESDAQK from the exons aTGATTTACCCAGTGATTTCCACTAAAAACCCAATATTTTTAACCGGTTCAAAGATCCCAAGAAACCAGGAGAGATGCTCAAAGTTATCAAGCTTTCAGTCAAGATCAATATTCAGGTCTTTCCACCATCAAAATCCTGGTATAAAACCCAAGACCCAATTTTTAAACCCTGTTATAGGAACCAACCTTGGTGAGGTTTCTGTCAGGAAGggcaaaaaaaagaaggaaagtttATGGCAACAAGGCTTTCAAGAAATGTTGGGTTTGTGTGGGTTGGGATATTGGGTTCAGGGTTTTAGGTGTTTCCCATGGTTGGCTTTGAATTTCCACATGGCTTATAACCTTAACTTAAACCCTTCAACATTGCAGCTTGTGCAGAACTCTGGCAACCTACCCATGGTAGCGAAGCCTCTGTTTGGAATTCTCTCAGATGCTCTCTATATTGGGGGTGCTCATAGGATACCTTATATTTGCATTGGAG TACTTCTGCAGGTCCTGTCTTGGGGTCAATTGGCTTTGTTTCCAGTTGCAGGTCAAGCGCTTCCTGCTCTCATGGCATGTGTTCTTCTCAGTAATACAGGAGCAGCTGTTACAGAAGTCGCAAAGGATGCTCTTATTACAGAGTATGGCCAGAAACACCGAATTACTGGACTCCAGTCTTATGCCTTCATGGCTTTAGCTGCTGGTGGGATCCTGGGGAACTTACTAGGTGGATATTTCTTAGTCAAATTACCACCCAGGATGATGTTCCTCGTTTTTTCGGTTCTATTATCTATTCAGCTTCTAGTTTCTTTATCTGCCAGTGAAGAATGTCTTGGCTTAGCTCGATCTTTGGGTCCCGTTCCAACTGGACAGTCAGTTTCAGAAAATATCAGAAAGCAGCTATCTGATCTTATGATTGCCATCAGTGAAGACAGCATATTCCGACCTTTAACTTGGATTGTAGCTTCCATTGCTATGGTTCCTATTCTGTCAGGCTCAATCTTTTGTTATCAAACTCAATGTCTGCATCTTAATCCTTCAGTTATTGGAATGTCGAGAGTGATTGGCCAGTTGATACTTCTTTCTTTGACTGTGCTTTATAACCATTATTGGAAACAAATTCCCATGAGGAAGTTGATCGGTGTTGTACAGATTTTGTACGCATCTTCCCTTCTTCTTGACCTTGCTTTGGTAAGAGAGATCAATCTTAGTATTGGAATTCCTAATGAAGTGTTTGCcctttgtttttcgggtttagCAGAAACTCTTGCACAATTTAAGATCCTTCCTTTCTCGGTGCTACTTGCAACTTTGTGTCCTCGGGGTTGCGAAGGATCCCTTACTTCTTTCTTGGCATCAGCATTGTGCCTATCATCGATTTTTAGTGGATTTTGGGGAGTTGGGTTGGCTGCTATGCTTGGAATAAGATCCAATGATTACTCCAACTTGCCTGTGGGAATTTTGATACAGTTCCTTGCAGCACTACTGCCTTTAGGATGGATTCATCATGTTCCTATGTCTCAACCTgttgagaagaaaagaaagaaaggtatGAGTAAAAGAAACCGAAAAACCAGAAGGATTGGAAGAGTTGTGGTTGGTTCAGTTTTTGCTTACCGCCGAGAAAGAGAATCTGATGCACAGAAGTAG
- the LOC105796788 gene encoding probable folate-biopterin transporter 9, chloroplastic isoform X2, with protein sequence MLSILGVLIGYLIFALEVLSWGQLALFPVAGQALPALMACVLLSNTGAAVTEVAKDALITEYGQKHRITGLQSYAFMALAAGGILGNLLGGYFLVKLPPRMMFLVFSVLLSIQLLVSLSASEECLGLARSLGPVPTGQSVSENIRKQLSDLMIAISEDSIFRPLTWIVASIAMVPILSGSIFCYQTQCLHLNPSVIGMSRVIGQLILLSLTVLYNHYWKQIPMRKLIGVVQILYASSLLLDLALVREINLSIGIPNEVFALCFSGLAETLAQFKILPFSVLLATLCPRGCEGSLTSFLASALCLSSIFSGFWGVGLAAMLGIRSNDYSNLPVGILIQFLAALLPLGWIHHVPMSQPVEKKRKKGMSKRNRKTRRIGRVVVGSVFAYRRERESDAQK encoded by the exons ATGCTCTCTATATTGGGGGTGCTCATAGGATACCTTATATTTGCATTGGAG GTCCTGTCTTGGGGTCAATTGGCTTTGTTTCCAGTTGCAGGTCAAGCGCTTCCTGCTCTCATGGCATGTGTTCTTCTCAGTAATACAGGAGCAGCTGTTACAGAAGTCGCAAAGGATGCTCTTATTACAGAGTATGGCCAGAAACACCGAATTACTGGACTCCAGTCTTATGCCTTCATGGCTTTAGCTGCTGGTGGGATCCTGGGGAACTTACTAGGTGGATATTTCTTAGTCAAATTACCACCCAGGATGATGTTCCTCGTTTTTTCGGTTCTATTATCTATTCAGCTTCTAGTTTCTTTATCTGCCAGTGAAGAATGTCTTGGCTTAGCTCGATCTTTGGGTCCCGTTCCAACTGGACAGTCAGTTTCAGAAAATATCAGAAAGCAGCTATCTGATCTTATGATTGCCATCAGTGAAGACAGCATATTCCGACCTTTAACTTGGATTGTAGCTTCCATTGCTATGGTTCCTATTCTGTCAGGCTCAATCTTTTGTTATCAAACTCAATGTCTGCATCTTAATCCTTCAGTTATTGGAATGTCGAGAGTGATTGGCCAGTTGATACTTCTTTCTTTGACTGTGCTTTATAACCATTATTGGAAACAAATTCCCATGAGGAAGTTGATCGGTGTTGTACAGATTTTGTACGCATCTTCCCTTCTTCTTGACCTTGCTTTGGTAAGAGAGATCAATCTTAGTATTGGAATTCCTAATGAAGTGTTTGCcctttgtttttcgggtttagCAGAAACTCTTGCACAATTTAAGATCCTTCCTTTCTCGGTGCTACTTGCAACTTTGTGTCCTCGGGGTTGCGAAGGATCCCTTACTTCTTTCTTGGCATCAGCATTGTGCCTATCATCGATTTTTAGTGGATTTTGGGGAGTTGGGTTGGCTGCTATGCTTGGAATAAGATCCAATGATTACTCCAACTTGCCTGTGGGAATTTTGATACAGTTCCTTGCAGCACTACTGCCTTTAGGATGGATTCATCATGTTCCTATGTCTCAACCTgttgagaagaaaagaaagaaaggtatGAGTAAAAGAAACCGAAAAACCAGAAGGATTGGAAGAGTTGTGGTTGGTTCAGTTTTTGCTTACCGCCGAGAAAGAGAATCTGATGCACAGAAGTAG